Part of the Sinorhizobium sp. BG8 genome, GTTGGGTGGGTCAGCGAAGACCACTTGTAGAGACCGCTCGACCGCAGCAGCCAGGGCATCGCTTCGATCGGACCGGACAGGGCCTCTGCCTCAAACGCTGCTTTCAGGAGTTCCGCCTCGTCGGCGGCAAGCTCGTTCTGAGAAAACAATTCAACATTGGACATGATGACCTCCTCGAATGACTGACTGCCGGCAGCGCGTGCCGCCGGGTAGTCGCTGAAGATGATGCTGAGTGTTCCTTCGACTTGGTTCAGAGATAGCCGGGCAGGGTGAAGGGCCGGATGTCGATCTGGCCGCCGATCAACGAGACGGCAAGGGTGGGCTCTGCGGCACAATCGACCGAGAGCTCGCGCTTCAGGCTGCGTTCGGGCAGCGACACGCGCAAACTGCACTGTTTCGCCTCGACTTCTAGGCGTACGCGTTCGGCAAGTCCGATCTGATGGCGCGTCTTCACACCCTGTTTGCGAAACAGTTCGCGTCCATCGACCGCGATGACGACCTCATCGCCCTCGAAGCCTTCTTGAAGATCTACGGTTAGCGTAGGCAACGGTTCTCCCCCCTGCTCCGAATGCTAGGTCGGGAAAGGAAACGAACTCGGGAGTGCGCAGATAAGGTCTCGCGCAAGTGGGGCCGGAAGGGAAGACGTACACGGCCGCTTGAGAATTTCATTTCATTAAAATGTAATATAGCAAAATCTACTATTCGTGGCAAACCGTTTTGGTTCAATTCTTTAGAATTGCATCGCGGCAGCCATCAATTCGACACTTGCCGCCGCCCACCAAACCGCTGACATTCCCGCATTTTCCTGGAAGAGGACACGAGTGAAAACAACGGCCTGGGGTGCCATGACGAGCCTTCGGATCGCGGGACGTGCGAGGATAGCAGCGGCCCAAGGATTGCCACCGCTTCCGCCCGCATCGTGAGCAGGATTTACTGCGCCGGCCACGTGCTCCACGGCCGCAAGATCGTTACACCTGCTTCGAACGTTTTCGTTGCACTCCGGTATTGCGCGGCTCTGCTGTTGGTTGTGCGCCTCCGTACACATACGGCTTGGATCGCGCTTCCGTCTCGGCGCCGCAACGTCATTAAAATCAACTCCGTAAGGCTAACCTAATACTGTATTGCGTCTGCACTCGACTAAGACGTAGAATACATGAACTGACAGGAATACACCTCACACAATAAGTGCTGTAGTAGTGCTGGAGGGATACGACGTGAGCCTTGCTTTTCAAGGGAATCTGGCGGTCGACCCACCACTTTCACTGACGGACGAAGAGATCCGAGCGCAACCCGACCCCAATTGCAAGAGCGCCAGGTTCGAGACATCCGGCCAAGCCCGAAACTTCCTGACATTGGTGATGGAGGACGCGTTCTCCAATCATTGCATCGACGTCAATTCCACCGCCACCGATGTGTTTGGCCACAGCGATGCCTTCCGCGCGCAAACCGGTCCGGTGGAGCGGATGGGCACCTGGCGAGTTCGGCGTGAGGTTCTGAGTAAAAACGCCACGGCCGTTTCGTAGCCGTCGACGGATAAGTGACTGTGGGCCGCCCTGGTGCGCCGTTCAATGCGCTCCGGGGCTTTGGAAATGCAGGGAAGTTGATGCTGCCCCAAGCAAGTCAATGCGGAACGGCAGAGTCTACGCGATGATACAGGCGGGCGCCCTTCGTCCGCACTAAGATGAAAAGGTTACGGATTTCCGTGCCCCGAGGACACCGGAACCCGGAACGATCAACGGAGGATGGCCTTGTTTCTCGATTACTTCGCACTGGGCGTATTGTTCTTCATGGTGCTGACGCTGTTCTACGGCATCATCGCCATCCATGACATTCCCCACCTGATTGCCAAGAAGCGCAATCACCCGCACCAGGACGCAATCCATGTCGCCGGTTGGGTCAGCCTGTTCACCCTTCATGCCATCTGGCCGTTTCTCTTCATCTGGGCCACGCTTTACCGCGAAGACCGCGGTTGGGGCATAAG contains:
- a CDS encoding DUF3302 domain-containing protein produces the protein MFLDYFALGVLFFMVLTLFYGIIAIHDIPHLIAKKRNHPHQDAIHVAGWVSLFTLHAIWPFLFIWATLYREDRGWGIRTDGKLPSQVEAGAEIARLKARIAELEGEPQMRETA